The Oceanispirochaeta sp. M1 genome has a window encoding:
- a CDS encoding radical SAM protein — MDHMEYENCRLCGRECGVNRTEEIAYCGSSDKIKLAWAGLHFGEEPPIVGKGGSGTVFFSGCTLGCPFCQNYQISRQGMGREIDDEEFLVIARRLKGEGAENLNLVTPSHFIPSLSRVLPVLRKEGFPIVWNSSGQESAEALGAVFPHVDIFLPDLKTLSSDTAAEYYNFKKYPSIVEPAIREMVKQRPLSFDEKGVMKRGVLVRHLVLPGELDSTEEVLRWFSKNLKGRALLSIMSQYTPVVSPDYPDPSPSRYLSETEYDRVIDMLHRYDLEDGFIQEWITGSDWLPDFNRTNPFSSDLSRALWHWKDGFLGE, encoded by the coding sequence TAGCTTATTGTGGAAGCAGTGACAAAATAAAACTGGCCTGGGCCGGGCTCCATTTCGGTGAGGAACCGCCCATTGTGGGGAAGGGTGGAAGCGGTACGGTCTTTTTCAGCGGCTGTACTCTGGGCTGTCCCTTTTGTCAGAACTATCAGATAAGCAGACAGGGAATGGGCCGGGAGATAGATGATGAGGAATTCCTTGTCATTGCACGCAGATTGAAGGGGGAGGGGGCTGAGAACCTGAATCTGGTTACACCTTCTCATTTCATCCCTTCACTGAGTAGGGTTCTTCCTGTTCTGCGGAAAGAGGGCTTTCCCATAGTCTGGAATTCATCGGGGCAGGAAAGTGCAGAAGCCCTGGGGGCAGTCTTTCCTCATGTAGATATTTTTCTTCCCGATCTGAAGACCCTCAGCAGTGATACCGCAGCTGAGTATTATAATTTTAAGAAATATCCTTCCATTGTAGAGCCTGCAATACGGGAGATGGTGAAACAGCGCCCCCTCTCCTTTGATGAGAAGGGAGTCATGAAGCGGGGGGTGCTTGTACGGCATCTTGTACTGCCGGGAGAGCTGGATTCTACAGAAGAGGTTCTTCGGTGGTTCAGTAAAAATCTCAAGGGCCGTGCTCTGCTCTCGATTATGAGCCAGTATACCCCGGTTGTCAGTCCCGATTATCCTGACCCCAGCCCCTCACGCTATCTTTCTGAAACCGAGTATGACCGTGTTATTGATATGCTGCACCGTTATGATCTTGAGGATGGATTTATTCAGGAGTGGATTACCGGCAGCGATTGGCTTCCGGATTTCAATAGGACTAACCCCTTTTCATCCGATCTTTCCAGGGCGCTCTGGCATTGGAAAGACGGATTTCTGGGAGAGTGA
- the pyrH gene encoding UMP kinase has protein sequence MENIQILDLGGSIVAPEVIKTDFLKKMRDFLKGWLNEDKSRKLILIIGGGAPARKYQTAYKETDSSASESELDWIGIMATRLNAQLMKALMGSDCQDPVVTDPTKVKSMTGRVLVAAGWKPGFSTDYDAVLLAENFKASTILNLSNIKKVYSADPNLDPAALPLDSLSWEEYQKMCGHTWTPGKNTPFDPVATKKAREMKLKVIAADGRDLENLKNIFYGKDFTGTIIGPE, from the coding sequence GTGGAAAATATACAGATACTTGATTTAGGCGGTTCAATAGTTGCCCCCGAGGTGATCAAAACCGATTTTCTGAAAAAAATGAGAGACTTCCTGAAGGGATGGCTTAATGAAGATAAGAGTAGAAAGCTGATCCTTATAATCGGAGGAGGTGCTCCTGCCAGAAAATATCAGACAGCTTATAAAGAGACAGATTCCTCTGCTTCCGAATCCGAACTGGACTGGATAGGTATCATGGCCACAAGACTGAATGCACAGCTGATGAAAGCCCTTATGGGATCCGATTGCCAGGACCCTGTTGTCACTGATCCTACAAAGGTAAAAAGCATGACAGGAAGAGTTCTGGTAGCAGCCGGATGGAAACCCGGATTCTCCACTGATTACGATGCAGTACTTCTTGCAGAGAACTTCAAGGCTTCAACAATACTGAATCTTTCAAACATAAAAAAAGTGTATTCCGCTGATCCCAACCTTGATCCCGCAGCCCTTCCTCTGGACAGTCTGAGCTGGGAAGAATATCAGAAGATGTGCGGCCATACCTGGACACCCGGAAAGAATACTCCCTTTGACCCCGTGGCGACTAAAAAGGCCAGAGAAATGAAACTCAAGGTAATTGCCGCCGACGGCAGAGACCTGGAGAATCTGAAAAACATATTCTACGGCAAAGATTTTACCGGAACAATCATAGGTCCGGAATAA
- a CDS encoding outer-membrane lipoprotein carrier protein LolA, translated as MRRIIIGLFLLIIGAGFIAAQETAEKYFDRISDYYGSIRDYEGDLVITRGDMEQVAHISYKNPNKMRLDFSVPEGQVLNVNDENLELYIPEYRVSFVQPLKNRSDSTLAGMANSQGLELMKRNYSIGYVTDPDPVPLDEGSEEMVVKLKLHWRSSSEGFRELYIAIGQNNLIRRIEGVTTSMESIIFDFTNLQTNKDIPDARFDYKSPPEGNSIENFLFEPEN; from the coding sequence ATGAGAAGAATAATTATCGGGCTTTTTCTGCTTATAATAGGAGCAGGTTTCATAGCAGCCCAGGAAACGGCTGAAAAATATTTTGATAGAATATCTGACTATTACGGAAGTATCCGTGATTATGAGGGTGATCTTGTTATCACCCGTGGAGATATGGAGCAGGTTGCCCATATTTCCTATAAGAATCCCAATAAAATGAGGCTTGATTTTTCTGTCCCCGAAGGGCAGGTTCTTAATGTGAATGATGAGAACCTTGAACTCTATATTCCTGAGTACAGGGTCTCCTTTGTTCAACCCCTTAAGAACCGCTCTGATTCCACATTGGCTGGAATGGCAAATTCCCAGGGACTTGAATTGATGAAACGGAACTACAGTATCGGTTATGTTACCGATCCTGATCCTGTTCCTCTGGACGAAGGTTCTGAAGAGATGGTCGTCAAACTGAAACTACACTGGCGTTCTTCCAGTGAGGGATTCAGAGAACTTTATATAGCCATAGGCCAGAATAATCTGATCAGGCGGATTGAAGGTGTAACAACTTCAATGGAAAGTATTATTTTTGACTTTACAAATCTACAGACTAACAAGGACATCCCTGATGCCCGTTTTGATTACAAAAGTCCGCCTGAAGGGAATTCTATTGAGAACTTTCTTTTTGAACCGGAAAACTGA
- a CDS encoding RodZ family helix-turn-helix domain-containing protein, with protein MKSIGETLREARETKGASIKQISQDSNISREYLTALEEEDFDIFPAETYLLGFLRNYSEYLGLDTEKSVALYRNYKISEEPAPLEELVGQTNHHNVPVRMVVIIIFLAILVIGGGWFGYKSFIKDRPVAEEPVPARDAVQYRLDKSEAQWNLLTDDEILISYESGELHMSVALKGNKLSIRPVGGGSELVLSAGDEKILPGGEGIPVIGFRLSSIGEGGALLTVQRTDVTVVREAVESQTEAPAALPTREGRDKILLENRIVPEDFTLNALFSGYCLFRYQADNGEVVEKFYRDGDRIRLDVSESLLLGLSSGAAVIIKISGVNVVPGKAGEVAVKFIQWVKNDEGKYNLVLFPVQ; from the coding sequence ATGAAATCCATCGGTGAAACACTAAGAGAAGCCCGCGAAACCAAAGGGGCATCTATAAAACAGATCTCACAGGACAGCAATATCTCGAGAGAGTATCTGACTGCTCTGGAAGAGGAAGATTTTGATATTTTCCCTGCGGAGACTTACCTCCTCGGTTTTTTAAGAAATTATTCAGAATATCTGGGCCTTGATACGGAGAAATCCGTTGCCCTTTATAGAAACTATAAGATCAGTGAAGAACCTGCCCCTCTTGAAGAGCTGGTAGGGCAGACAAATCATCACAATGTTCCTGTCAGAATGGTGGTGATTATCATCTTTCTGGCAATTCTTGTGATTGGCGGAGGCTGGTTCGGCTACAAGTCTTTTATTAAAGACAGACCTGTAGCAGAGGAACCTGTTCCTGCCCGTGATGCTGTTCAGTACCGTCTGGATAAGAGTGAAGCTCAGTGGAACCTGCTGACTGATGATGAGATTCTTATCTCTTATGAAAGCGGTGAGCTCCATATGTCTGTTGCTCTGAAGGGGAATAAACTGTCCATTCGTCCGGTCGGCGGTGGAAGTGAACTGGTTCTGTCGGCAGGAGACGAGAAGATTCTCCCCGGTGGAGAAGGTATTCCCGTTATCGGTTTCAGACTGAGTTCTATCGGTGAGGGCGGTGCCCTGCTGACAGTTCAGCGAACCGATGTGACTGTTGTCAGAGAAGCAGTGGAGAGTCAGACTGAAGCTCCTGCGGCGCTTCCGACTCGAGAAGGCAGAGATAAAATCCTTCTTGAAAACAGAATCGTTCCCGAGGATTTTACCCTCAATGCCCTTTTCAGCGGTTATTGTCTGTTCCGTTATCAGGCTGATAATGGTGAAGTTGTTGAAAAATTCTACCGTGATGGAGACCGAATCCGTCTGGATGTTTCCGAATCCCTTTTATTAGGTCTATCTTCTGGAGCCGCGGTTATTATAAAAATTTCAGGTGTTAATGTGGTTCCCGGTAAAGCCGGTGAAGTAGCAGTAAAATTTATACAGTGGGTGAAGAATGATGAAGGAAAATACAACCTCGTCCTCTTCCCTGTCCAATAA
- the rimO gene encoding 30S ribosomal protein S12 methylthiotransferase RimO: MKENTTSSSSLSNKTFYVENLGCSKNQVDAETIIAALKQAGWEYCDSPDRAELLIVNTCGFIQSAKEESIQTIFDYRKAYPDRKVLAAGCFAERYNEELLHMIPELDGVFGNKAPVKIADMIPGILGGEKPVYMPKADLTVPERKDFFNFKGSAFVKISEGCNNRCNFCAIPLIKGDLQSRSMDDILEEIKTLLNKGVFEINMVAQDLANYGLDKGKRVLIELLKQISTMKGDFWLRLLYIHPDHFPMEILQLLKDDSRFLPYFDIPFQHADKSILSRMGRKGDRETYLKLIETLRTDFPHGVIRSSIMCGFPGETKKSFAELRGFLIEAHLDWVGFFTYSREEGTEAYNYRGRLGTKLAAKKSGKQRSELEDLQQQITEEQMERFVGKELTLIIEEKVEGEVLYLSRSYFQAPEVDGLVVLRAEGLEAGDIVRARIIKRNGVDLEAVLVNPQ; the protein is encoded by the coding sequence ATGAAGGAAAATACAACCTCGTCCTCTTCCCTGTCCAATAAAACCTTTTATGTAGAGAATCTAGGTTGTTCTAAAAATCAGGTTGATGCAGAAACCATCATAGCGGCCCTTAAACAGGCTGGATGGGAGTATTGTGACAGTCCGGACAGGGCTGAGTTGTTGATCGTCAATACATGCGGATTCATACAGTCCGCCAAAGAAGAATCCATACAGACTATTTTTGATTACAGAAAGGCATACCCCGACCGCAAGGTTCTGGCGGCCGGCTGTTTTGCTGAGAGATATAATGAGGAACTCCTTCATATGATCCCTGAGCTGGACGGTGTATTCGGAAATAAGGCTCCTGTAAAAATTGCAGATATGATTCCGGGAATTCTGGGTGGTGAAAAACCCGTATATATGCCCAAGGCGGACCTGACGGTTCCCGAGCGTAAGGATTTTTTTAACTTCAAGGGCTCGGCCTTTGTTAAAATCTCAGAAGGTTGTAATAACAGATGTAATTTCTGTGCTATTCCTCTGATCAAGGGAGATCTGCAGAGCCGAAGCATGGACGATATTCTGGAAGAGATTAAAACTCTTCTGAATAAAGGTGTCTTTGAGATCAATATGGTGGCTCAGGATCTGGCTAATTACGGACTGGATAAGGGAAAACGTGTACTCATTGAGCTTTTAAAGCAGATCTCCACTATGAAAGGTGATTTCTGGCTTCGTCTGCTCTATATTCATCCTGATCATTTTCCCATGGAGATTCTCCAGCTGCTAAAGGATGATTCCCGCTTTCTCCCCTATTTTGATATCCCTTTTCAGCATGCTGATAAGTCCATTCTTTCAAGAATGGGAAGGAAAGGTGACAGGGAGACCTATCTAAAGCTGATTGAGACTCTTAGAACTGATTTTCCCCATGGTGTTATCCGCTCATCCATAATGTGCGGGTTTCCTGGTGAGACGAAAAAGTCTTTTGCTGAACTCAGAGGGTTTCTTATTGAAGCTCATCTGGACTGGGTCGGATTCTTTACCTACTCGAGAGAGGAAGGAACCGAGGCCTATAATTACAGAGGCCGCCTGGGAACAAAACTGGCGGCTAAAAAGTCTGGTAAACAGAGATCTGAACTGGAAGACCTGCAGCAGCAGATCACAGAAGAACAGATGGAGCGTTTTGTGGGCAAAGAGCTCACTCTCATTATTGAGGAGAAGGTGGAGGGTGAAGTCCTTTATCTGAGCCGTTCCTACTTCCAGGCTCCCGAGGTGGATGGTCTGGTTGTTCTCAGAGCTGAAGGTCTGGAGGCTGGAGATATTGTCAGGGCACGAATAATCAAAAGAAACGGTGTAGATCTTGAAGCCGTTCTGGTTAACCCCCAGTGA